Proteins from one Rhizoctonia solani chromosome 5, complete sequence genomic window:
- a CDS encoding FAD-binding domain protein has product MSIIDFSALSLLRQTLSPGVIHLPDDPKYSTKRWALNAERQAAVVACPATPEDVVQILLFAQGKEPYAAQKRLHVAVKGGGHTPSGASSSDGGLVIDLQPNMSAVRVEPTEKLAYVGGGALWRDDWRLLRELSVILELTDSWRRIGWLAGRHGLVIDNLVQATVVTSSGSILTASESENSDLFWAIRGGGGILA; this is encoded by the exons ATGTCTATTATTGATTTTTCTGCTCTCTCCCTCCTGCGACAGACACTCTCTCCAGGAGTCATTCACCTGCCGGACGACCCAAAATACTCTACCAAACGTTGGGCGCTAAATGCAGAACGACAAGCTGCGGTGGTGGCATGCCCGGCCACCCCCGAAGACGTTGTTCAAATACTTTTATTTGCTCAAGGTAAAGAGCCATACGCTGCTCAAAAACGACTGCATGTCGCGGTCAAG GGCGGAGGTCATACACCATCTGGCGCGTCAAGCTCAGATGGGGGCCTCGTAATCGACCTTCAGCCCAACATGAGTGCTGTGCGAGTGGAACCTACTGAGAAACTCGCATATGTGGGCGGAGGAGCACTATGGCGAGAC GACTGGCGTCTGTTGCGGGAACTGTCAGTCATACTGGAGTTG ACTGACTCTTGGAGGAGGATTGGCTGGCTAGCCGGGCGTCACGGCCTTGTCATTGACAATCTAGTCCAGGCAACAGTCGTAACGTCATCGGGAAGTATCCTCACCGCATCCGAGTCGGAAAACTCGGACCTGTTCTGGGCAATACGTGGCGGAGGAGGAATTTTGGCGTAG
- a CDS encoding FAD-binding domain protein, translating to MDQTTVIPYIQLNHLNDRFSSHGMYRMLHGSFVPEVPEGLPITLVNNLFNSWAKFIKDNPAASFSVVALELHHHGKISSVPADATAYIHRHPFNEHATQATLELNQAINKSREEHFPSESLIRGGYINYMDEDCRTYNKEFTHGRFGANYPRLMELKSKYDPARVFGRWLIAPQVTSGENNW from the exons ATGGATCAAACGACAGTCATTC CATATATCCAGCTTAATCACCTCAAT GACCGCTTCTCTAGCCATGGAATGTATCGAATGCTTCATGGAAGCTTTGTTCCCGAGGTTCCTGAAGGGCTGCCCATTACTCTTGTCAATAATTTATTTAACTCTTGGGCCAAGTTTATTAAGGACAACCCTGCGGCTTCGTTCTCCGTCGTTGCCCTCGAGCTTCATCATCACGGGAAAATTAGCTCGGTTCCGGCTGACGCAACAGCATATATTCATCGCCACCCA TTTAATGAGCATGCAACCCAAGCCACGCTCGAACTTAACCAGGCTATTAACAAGTCCCGTGAAGAACACTTTCCCTCTGAATCACTTATTCGGGGAGGTTACATTAACTATATGGATGAAGATTGTCGCACCTATAATAAAGAATTCACGCATGGTCGATTTGGGGCAAACTATCCTCGCTTAATGGAGCTaaagagcaagtatgatccTGCGCGTGTTTTCGGCAGGTGGTTGATTGCACCACAAGTCACATCAGGGGAGAATAACTGGTGA